In Xenorhabdus poinarii G6, the following are encoded in one genomic region:
- a CDS encoding lytic murein transglycosylase yields MKFITGLTLLAAALLVGCSTSSGKPLYNQPVLTSLSQIEVRTLEHDFPLSSREPSQFPAYVTLLKQQAEEKGISKETLDRAFANIHFIPRVINADRNQPEKKVTLDDYLKRVLPAWKIEQGIRQYEDNKPLLDKIGREYGVPAAYIVALWGLESSFGKIQGKEDSISALSTLAFEGRREAFFIKQLLAALVILENQYINDDQTLKGSWAGAMGQNQFMPTSYLTYGADGDGDGKIDIWSNKEDVFASTANYLHKEGWQPGLPWGYAISLPEGFDPAWEGIKTEQGKTIAQWQALGVSSPYFANLSEKTKGWIVIPDDPAQRVFWVTQNFRTIMHWNRSYYFALSVGMMADGVMQRTHFLAH; encoded by the coding sequence ATGAAATTCATCACTGGGCTCACTTTATTGGCAGCAGCCTTGTTGGTAGGGTGCAGTACATCAAGTGGTAAACCATTGTACAATCAACCCGTTCTGACTTCATTATCCCAAATTGAAGTCAGAACACTGGAACATGATTTTCCACTGAGTTCCCGTGAGCCATCACAGTTTCCTGCTTACGTCACTTTACTGAAACAGCAAGCCGAGGAGAAGGGGATCAGCAAAGAAACCTTGGATCGGGCATTTGCCAATATCCATTTTATTCCGCGTGTCATTAATGCTGATCGTAATCAGCCTGAAAAAAAAGTCACACTGGATGATTACCTGAAACGTGTCTTGCCAGCCTGGAAGATTGAACAGGGCATCAGGCAATATGAAGATAATAAACCATTATTAGACAAAATCGGTCGTGAATATGGTGTGCCCGCCGCCTATATTGTGGCTTTGTGGGGATTAGAAAGTAGCTTTGGTAAAATTCAGGGAAAAGAAGACAGTATTTCGGCATTATCAACGCTGGCGTTTGAAGGGCGTCGGGAAGCGTTTTTTATCAAGCAGCTATTGGCAGCGTTAGTCATCCTTGAGAATCAATATATTAATGACGATCAAACGCTCAAAGGCTCTTGGGCTGGCGCAATGGGGCAAAATCAATTCATGCCAACGTCTTACTTAACGTATGGCGCTGACGGCGATGGCGATGGAAAAATTGATATTTGGAGCAATAAAGAAGATGTTTTTGCCTCAACAGCCAATTATCTGCATAAAGAAGGGTGGCAACCCGGCTTGCCCTGGGGATATGCCATTTCATTACCTGAGGGATTTGATCCCGCATGGGAAGGTATTAAGACTGAACAGGGAAAAACCATTGCGCAATGGCAGGCATTAGGGGTTTCATCCCCCTATTTTGCCAACCTGTCTGAAAAAACCAAAGGTTGGATCGTTATCCCTGATGATCCGGCACAACGGGTATTTTGGGTGACACAAAATTTCCGGACTATCATGCACTGGAATCGTTCTTACTATTTTGCACTGAGTGTTGGTATGATGGCAGACGGTGTGATGCAACGCACTCATTTCCTCGCGCATTGA
- a CDS encoding YcgL domain-containing protein, with the protein MICAIYRSPKRDQTYLYIEKKGDFSHVPEALLKTFGEPQFSMMISLSERKKLANADIEKVKIALSEQGFYLQVPPPVESLINEHLASSKPSGQ; encoded by the coding sequence ATGATTTGTGCAATCTACAGAAGTCCAAAACGTGACCAAACATATCTATATATCGAAAAAAAAGGTGATTTTTCGCACGTTCCTGAAGCGCTGTTAAAAACATTTGGCGAACCTCAATTTTCAATGATGATTTCATTATCGGAAAGAAAAAAATTGGCTAACGCTGATATTGAAAAAGTAAAAATCGCATTGAGTGAGCAAGGTTTTTATCTGCAAGTCCCCCCGCCAGTGGAAAGCCTGATTAATGAACATCTGGCTTCAAGCAAACCATCTGGTCAATAA
- the minC gene encoding septum site-determining protein MinC, with amino-acid sequence MSQSPIELKGSNFTLSVVHLHDDQPEVIHKAMQEKMEQAPEFLKNAPVVLNISALPIDADLAALHRAIESVGLRIVGISGCQADEQRKIALTSGLPLLKEGKSQKVLPEENKPTEPIFKKTRIINTPVRSGQRIYAPNSDLIVTNNVSAGAELIADGNIHIYGVLRGRVLAGASGDQESQIFCTHLNAELTSIAGQYWLSEKIPDHFVGKAAKLRLVNNELTIETLV; translated from the coding sequence ATGTCACAGTCGCCAATTGAGCTAAAAGGCAGTAATTTTACGCTTTCGGTCGTTCATTTGCATGATGACCAGCCGGAAGTTATTCATAAAGCTATGCAGGAAAAAATGGAACAAGCGCCTGAATTCCTGAAAAATGCGCCCGTTGTTCTCAATATCTCTGCACTCCCCATTGATGCGGATCTTGCCGCACTCCACCGGGCTATTGAGTCAGTTGGGTTGCGCATTGTGGGTATCAGCGGTTGTCAAGCAGACGAACAACGCAAAATTGCGTTAACATCTGGACTGCCTTTATTAAAAGAAGGTAAAAGTCAGAAGGTTCTTCCTGAGGAAAATAAACCGACTGAACCTATTTTTAAAAAAACTCGTATAATTAATACACCTGTCCGTTCGGGACAAAGAATTTATGCACCAAACAGTGATCTTATTGTGACAAATAATGTGAGTGCTGGTGCAGAATTAATCGCTGATGGAAATATTCATATATATGGTGTGTTGCGTGGACGAGTATTAGCAGGAGCATCTGGCGATCAAGAAAGCCAGATTTTCTGCACCCATTTAAACGCTGAACTCACCTCTATTGCCGGTCAATATTGGCTCAGCGAAAAAATTCCAGACCATTTTGTTGGTAAAGCCGCAAAATTACGTCTGGTGAACAATGAATTAACTATTGAAACTTTAGTCTAG
- the minD gene encoding septum site-determining protein MinD, whose amino-acid sequence MARIIVVTSGKGGVGKTTSSAAIATGLAQKGKKTVVIDFDIGLRNLDLIMGCERRVVFDFVNVIQGDASLNQALIKDKRTENLYILPASQTRDKEALTKEGVDKILNELDKQGFEFIICDSPAGIESGALMALYFADEAIITTNPEVSSVRDSDRILGILASKSRRAEQGIEPIKEHLLLTRYNPGRVNRGDMLSMEDVLDILRIPLLGVIPEDQSVLRSSNQGEPVILDQDSDAGKAYEDTVLRLLGEERPFRFIEEEKKGFLKRLFGG is encoded by the coding sequence ATGGCACGCATTATTGTTGTTACATCGGGTAAAGGTGGCGTTGGCAAAACCACTTCAAGCGCGGCCATTGCTACCGGCCTCGCCCAAAAAGGAAAAAAAACTGTTGTGATCGATTTTGATATCGGTTTACGAAACCTTGACCTCATCATGGGCTGTGAACGCCGAGTCGTTTTTGACTTCGTCAACGTTATTCAAGGTGATGCCAGTTTGAATCAAGCCCTTATTAAAGATAAGCGCACAGAGAATCTCTACATCCTGCCCGCTTCCCAAACCCGTGATAAAGAAGCCCTCACCAAAGAGGGGGTCGATAAGATCCTAAATGAGCTGGATAAACAGGGATTTGAGTTCATTATCTGTGACTCACCTGCGGGTATTGAGAGCGGCGCATTGATGGCGCTTTACTTTGCCGATGAAGCCATTATTACAACAAACCCGGAAGTGTCTTCTGTTCGTGACTCAGATCGTATTTTAGGCATCCTGGCATCAAAATCACGCCGGGCAGAGCAAGGCATTGAACCTATCAAGGAACATCTCCTGCTGACACGTTATAATCCGGGACGCGTGAATCGCGGTGATATGCTTAGCATGGAAGATGTATTGGACATTTTGCGTATCCCTTTGCTTGGTGTTATTCCAGAAGATCAAAGTGTTTTACGTTCATCCAACCAGGGCGAACCCGTTATTTTGGATCAAGATTCTGACGCAGGTAAAGCATACGAAGATACGGTTTTACGTTTACTCGGTGAAGAACGGCCTTTCCGTTTCATCGAAGAAGAAAAAAAGGGTTTTTTAAAACGCCTGTTTGGGGGGTAA
- the minE gene encoding cell division topological specificity factor MinE, translated as MALLDFFLSRKKSTANIAKERLQIIVAERRRGDSEPAYLPEMKRDILAVICKYVQIDPDMLSVQFEQKNDDISVLELNVTLPEIEESPK; from the coding sequence ATGGCTTTGTTAGATTTCTTCCTGTCGAGAAAAAAATCGACAGCCAATATCGCCAAGGAGCGACTACAAATCATCGTGGCAGAACGACGCCGTGGTGACTCTGAGCCTGCCTATTTGCCGGAAATGAAACGGGATATCTTGGCTGTAATTTGTAAATATGTCCAAATTGATCCAGACATGCTTTCTGTCCAATTTGAACAAAAAAATGATGATATTTCTGTATTAGAACTTAATGTCACCTTACCTGAGATTGAAGAATCGCCAAAATAA
- the rnd gene encoding ribonuclease D has translation MNYQLITTDAQLQSICERAKQHASIALDTEFVRTRTYYPQLGLIQLFDGEQLSLIDPLEISQWQPFKALLTDPDVLKLIHAGSEDLEVFGHSFQCLPEPMMDTQVLAAFIGHPISCGFATLVAQYLHVELDKSESRTDWLARPLSEKQCQYAAADVYYLLPLADILIEKAEQAGYLDAAKDESDLISQRRKEILKPESAYKAIGNAWQLRPNQLACLKRLAAWRLNQARERNLAVNFVIREENLWQVARYMPTSLAELDALGLSGQEIRCHGRRLLAMVAESRDIPEEEYPPQIINLVDYPGYRNAFKEIKSLVTQVGSAHHLSAELLASRRQINQLLCWHWKLKSSTYQPELIRGWRGKLLAEPIVDILANYS, from the coding sequence TTGAATTATCAGCTGATTACCACCGATGCCCAATTGCAGTCGATCTGTGAACGGGCAAAGCAACACGCAAGCATTGCACTAGATACTGAATTTGTACGTACACGGACGTACTATCCCCAATTAGGGTTGATACAACTGTTTGATGGTGAACAGCTTTCTCTGATTGATCCCCTTGAAATTTCACAATGGCAACCCTTTAAGGCGCTATTGACTGATCCAGATGTATTGAAACTTATCCATGCAGGCAGTGAAGATTTGGAGGTTTTTGGTCATAGCTTCCAGTGCTTGCCGGAACCCATGATGGATACTCAGGTCCTGGCTGCATTTATTGGTCACCCGATATCATGTGGATTTGCAACGCTGGTTGCCCAATATTTGCATGTTGAATTGGATAAGAGCGAATCCCGTACTGATTGGCTGGCGCGTCCATTAAGTGAAAAGCAATGCCAATACGCGGCGGCGGATGTCTACTACTTATTACCACTGGCCGATATATTGATCGAAAAGGCAGAACAAGCAGGGTACTTGGATGCGGCAAAGGATGAAAGTGATTTAATATCCCAACGTCGCAAAGAAATACTGAAGCCGGAATCAGCTTATAAAGCTATTGGTAACGCGTGGCAATTACGTCCAAATCAATTGGCTTGTTTGAAAAGGTTGGCTGCATGGCGCTTAAATCAGGCACGTGAACGTAATCTGGCCGTCAATTTTGTGATCCGTGAAGAAAATTTATGGCAGGTTGCTCGTTATATGCCAACGTCTTTGGCTGAACTGGATGCGTTGGGATTGAGTGGTCAGGAAATCCGTTGTCATGGACGTCGATTGCTGGCGATGGTGGCAGAAAGCAGAGATATTCCAGAAGAAGAGTATCCGCCTCAGATTATAAACTTGGTGGATTATCCTGGCTATCGCAATGCATTCAAGGAAATAAAATCATTGGTTACTCAGGTGGGGAGCGCTCATCATCTCAGTGCCGAATTACTGGCTTCCCGTCGTCAAATTAATCAATTACTTTGCTGGCACTGGAAATTAAAATCGTCGACGTATCAACCCGAATTAATCAGGGGGTGGCGTGGTAAGTTGCTGGCCGAACCCATTGTTGACATATTGGCAAACTATTCGTAG
- the fadD gene encoding long-chain-fatty-acid--CoA ligase FadD: MEKIWLKHYPADVPAEIDPDRYSSLIEMFENSVARYADQIAFINMGEVITFRKLEERSRAFAAYLQNGLGLKRGDRVALMMPNLLQYPVALFGILRAGMIVVNVNPLYTPRELEHQLNDSGTSAIVIVSNFAHTLEKIVFNTQVKHVILTRMGDQLSRPKGTLVDFVVKYVKRLVPKYHLPDAISFRRAMHQGYRMQYVKPEVKGGDLAFLQYTGGTTGVAKGAMLTHHNMLANLEQARACYSPLMKVGQEIVVTALPLYHIFALTVNCLFFIELGGQNLLITNPRDVNGTVKELSRYRFTALSGVNTLFNAWLNNPEFQKLDFSSLRLSVGGGMAVQKVVAEKWQDLTGCHLLEGYGLTECSPLVAANPHNLTTYSGSIGFPVSSTEIKLIGDDGHEVPQGEVGEMWVRGPQVMKGYWNRPDATDEVLKDGWLATGDIARIDDHGFFHIVDRKKDMILVSGFNVYPNEVEDVVSSHPKVLESAAVGVPSEMSGETVKIFVVRKDASLTEDELKTHCRRYLTGYKVPKFIEFRNELPKSNVGKILRKELRNEELAKVNNTHS, from the coding sequence TTGGAAAAAATCTGGCTAAAACATTATCCGGCAGATGTTCCGGCAGAGATCGATCCCGACCGTTATTCGTCGTTGATTGAAATGTTTGAAAATTCTGTGGCGCGTTATGCCGATCAAATCGCATTTATCAATATGGGTGAGGTCATCACTTTCCGTAAACTGGAAGAGCGTAGCCGTGCCTTTGCTGCTTATTTACAGAATGGGCTGGGTCTGAAAAGAGGAGATCGCGTGGCATTGATGATGCCAAACTTACTGCAATATCCCGTAGCACTGTTTGGTATTCTGCGGGCGGGCATGATTGTTGTAAATGTTAACCCGCTTTACACCCCGCGAGAACTGGAGCATCAGCTGAATGACAGTGGGACATCGGCCATTGTTATTGTTTCTAATTTTGCCCATACTCTGGAAAAGATCGTTTTCAATACCCAGGTCAAGCACGTTATTTTAACACGCATGGGCGACCAACTTTCCCGCCCGAAAGGAACTCTTGTTGATTTTGTCGTTAAATACGTCAAACGTCTCGTTCCTAAATATCATTTACCGGATGCCATTTCGTTTCGTCGTGCCATGCATCAAGGCTACCGAATGCAGTATGTCAAACCGGAAGTCAAAGGCGGGGATTTGGCGTTTCTGCAATATACGGGGGGAACGACGGGGGTAGCCAAAGGGGCCATGTTGACCCACCACAATATGTTGGCAAACCTTGAACAGGCCAGAGCGTGTTATTCTCCGTTAATGAAGGTTGGGCAAGAGATAGTAGTAACCGCATTGCCGTTGTACCATATCTTTGCTTTGACAGTGAATTGCCTGTTTTTCATTGAACTGGGTGGGCAAAATCTGCTGATTACCAATCCCCGCGATGTCAATGGCACAGTCAAAGAGTTGTCACGTTATCGTTTTACTGCGCTCTCTGGCGTTAACACGCTATTCAATGCCTGGTTGAATAACCCCGAATTCCAGAAGTTAGATTTCTCCTCATTGCGTTTGTCTGTCGGCGGCGGTATGGCTGTGCAAAAAGTCGTGGCTGAAAAATGGCAAGATCTGACCGGTTGTCATTTACTGGAAGGTTATGGATTGACAGAATGTTCGCCGCTGGTTGCAGCGAACCCGCATAACTTGACCACTTACAGTGGTAGCATTGGTTTTCCTGTTTCTTCAACAGAAATCAAGTTGATTGGGGATGATGGTCATGAAGTTCCGCAAGGGGAAGTGGGGGAAATGTGGGTTCGTGGGCCACAGGTCATGAAAGGTTACTGGAACCGTCCTGATGCAACAGATGAAGTATTGAAAGACGGTTGGCTGGCAACAGGAGATATTGCCAGAATAGATGACCATGGCTTTTTCCACATTGTTGACCGGAAAAAAGACATGATTTTGGTTTCAGGATTTAATGTCTATCCAAATGAAGTAGAAGATGTTGTTTCTTCCCATCCTAAAGTGTTAGAGTCGGCAGCAGTGGGCGTTCCGAGTGAAATGTCAGGAGAAACAGTCAAAATATTTGTTGTTCGTAAAGATGCCAGCCTGACTGAAGATGAACTTAAGACGCATTGTCGTCGTTACCTGACGGGATATAAAGTGCCGAAATTTATTGAATTCCGCAATGAATTGCCAAAATCCAATGTCGGTAAGATCTTGCGTAAAGAATTGCGCAATGAAGAATTGGCAAAAGTGAATAATACTCATAGTTGA
- the tsaB gene encoding tRNA (adenosine(37)-N6)-threonylcarbamoyltransferase complex dimerization subunit type 1 TsaB, with the protein MSTRILAIDTATEACSVALWNDGAIEAQFEISPREHTQRILPMVQKVLSKGHVSLQQLHALAFGRGPGSFTGVRIGVGIAQGLALGAELPMIGVSSLKTMAQGSFRLQGATSVLVAIDARMGEVYWGQYSRDSQGEWQGDATEAVLKPEQVREIMNALSGEWAIAGTGWEAYPQLLDSHLTLTASHITLPHAEDMLPLAAQMWKAGEVTAVEHAEPVYLRNEVSWKKLPGR; encoded by the coding sequence ATGTCCACGCGGATTTTAGCTATTGATACTGCAACTGAAGCTTGTTCTGTTGCACTTTGGAATGACGGTGCTATTGAGGCACAGTTTGAAATTTCCCCACGAGAGCATACCCAACGTATTTTGCCCATGGTGCAGAAGGTATTATCGAAAGGTCATGTGAGCCTGCAACAATTGCATGCGTTAGCATTTGGGCGCGGGCCGGGCAGTTTTACAGGGGTGCGGATTGGTGTTGGTATCGCTCAAGGTCTGGCATTAGGGGCTGAGTTGCCAATGATCGGTGTTTCTTCTTTGAAAACGATGGCGCAGGGAAGCTTTCGTCTGCAAGGCGCAACAAGCGTTTTGGTTGCTATTGATGCACGAATGGGAGAAGTTTATTGGGGGCAGTACAGCCGTGACTCTCAGGGGGAATGGCAAGGCGATGCAACGGAAGCTGTTTTGAAACCTGAACAGGTGCGTGAGATAATGAACGCCTTGTCCGGTGAATGGGCGATTGCTGGAACCGGGTGGGAAGCCTATCCTCAATTATTGGACAGTCATTTAACGCTGACTGCAAGCCATATTACTTTACCTCATGCAGAAGATATGTTGCCACTGGCCGCTCAGATGTGGAAAGCCGGGGAAGTGACGGCGGTTGAACATGCTGAACCTGTTTATCTGCGTAATGAAGTCAGCTGGAAAAAATTGCCGGGCCGTTAA
- a CDS encoding ATP-dependent DNA helicase, which translates to MSDDFAKNGLLAKAIPGFKPRDAQREMSSAITVAIEKQQQLVVEAGTGTGKTFAYLVPALRSGKKVIISTGSKALQDQLYNRDLPTIVNALDFTGNLALLKGRSNYLCLERLEQQSMGHTQMEAEILAQVIKLKHWSAHTDDGDISRCHQVAEDSTVWPLVTSTNDNCLGSDCPCYQECFVLKARRKALEADIVIVNHHLFMADRVVKDSGFGELIPQADVVIFDEAHQVPDIASQYFGQQLSSRQLMDLSRDIIMAYRIEVRDQAQLQKSADRLSQSAQDFRLALGESSYRGNLREALRQQPVQRALVRLDDALELCYDVMKLSLGRSAMLDAAFERATLYRHRLKRLIDVNIPDYSYWFESYGRHFLLALTPLSVSDKFSEMIREQSGCWVFTSATLSVNEQLDHFTERLGLKQARTLLLPSPFDYQRQMLLCVPRYLPSPNQSGGAKWLARMLKPLIESNQGRCFFLCTSHQMMRSLAEEFRANMTLPVLVQGETSKTQLLSQFISAGNALLVATGSFWEGVDVRGDALSCVIIDKLPFTAPDDPLLKARIEDCQIKGGDSFNEVQLPDAVIDLKQGVGRLIRDIDDYGVVVICDNRLVMRPYGEVFLNSLPPASRTRDLSKAIAFLKSRPSKSV; encoded by the coding sequence GTGTCAGACGATTTTGCAAAGAATGGCCTACTGGCCAAAGCCATACCCGGTTTTAAGCCGCGCGATGCTCAGCGAGAAATGTCGTCGGCCATTACTGTTGCGATTGAAAAGCAGCAACAATTGGTTGTGGAAGCGGGGACGGGAACCGGCAAAACATTTGCTTATTTAGTCCCGGCTTTGCGCTCCGGTAAAAAAGTGATTATTTCCACGGGTTCTAAAGCGTTGCAGGATCAGCTCTACAATCGGGATCTGCCTACGATTGTCAATGCGTTAGATTTTACGGGTAATCTGGCCTTATTGAAAGGGCGTTCAAATTATCTATGCCTTGAACGCCTTGAACAGCAGTCAATGGGCCATACTCAGATGGAAGCGGAAATATTAGCGCAAGTCATCAAATTAAAGCATTGGTCAGCTCATACAGACGATGGCGATATCAGTCGTTGCCATCAAGTGGCGGAGGACAGTACCGTCTGGCCGTTGGTCACCAGTACCAATGACAATTGTCTTGGTAGTGACTGTCCCTGTTATCAGGAATGTTTCGTTTTAAAAGCTCGTCGAAAAGCGCTGGAAGCGGATATTGTCATTGTTAACCATCATCTCTTTATGGCTGATAGGGTCGTTAAGGATAGCGGGTTTGGTGAATTGATCCCGCAGGCTGATGTTGTGATTTTTGATGAGGCTCACCAAGTTCCCGATATTGCCAGTCAATACTTTGGTCAGCAATTAAGTAGCCGTCAGTTGATGGATTTATCGCGTGATATCATCATGGCTTACCGTATCGAAGTTCGTGATCAAGCACAATTGCAGAAAAGTGCCGATCGTCTCAGCCAGAGTGCCCAAGATTTTCGTCTGGCACTGGGGGAAAGCAGCTATCGGGGCAATTTGCGTGAGGCCTTGCGACAGCAACCCGTTCAACGGGCGTTAGTTCGATTGGATGATGCTCTTGAACTTTGTTATGACGTGATGAAGCTCTCGTTGGGGCGTTCAGCTATGCTGGATGCCGCTTTTGAACGGGCAACCCTTTATCGTCATCGTCTTAAACGTCTGATTGATGTTAACATACCCGATTACAGTTATTGGTTTGAAAGTTATGGTCGGCATTTTTTGTTGGCACTCACCCCTTTATCTGTCTCTGATAAATTTAGCGAGATGATCCGTGAACAATCGGGTTGTTGGGTTTTTACATCGGCAACATTGTCGGTGAATGAACAGCTAGACCATTTCACTGAACGTTTGGGATTGAAACAGGCTCGAACGTTACTCCTGCCCAGCCCGTTTGATTATCAACGTCAAATGTTATTGTGTGTGCCGCGTTATTTACCCTCACCGAATCAAAGTGGCGGGGCAAAATGGTTGGCTCGGATGCTTAAGCCGTTAATTGAAAGCAATCAAGGACGTTGTTTTTTCCTCTGTACTTCTCATCAAATGATGCGCAGTTTGGCTGAAGAATTTCGCGCCAATATGACATTGCCAGTATTGGTACAGGGGGAGACGAGCAAAACACAACTGCTGTCGCAATTTATTTCGGCGGGTAATGCCTTGCTGGTGGCGACAGGCAGTTTTTGGGAAGGTGTTGATGTTCGTGGTGATGCGTTATCCTGCGTTATTATTGATAAATTACCATTTACAGCCCCGGATGATCCCTTGCTTAAGGCGCGTATCGAGGATTGCCAGATTAAGGGAGGGGATTCTTTTAACGAAGTTCAACTTCCCGATGCGGTGATTGACTTGAAACAGGGGGTTGGACGGCTGATCCGCGATATTGATGATTATGGTGTCGTGGTGATTTGTGACAATCGGTTAGTTATGCGCCCATACGGTGAGGTTTTTCTGAATAGTTTGCCTCCCGCATCTCGCACCCGTGATTTATCAAAAGCGATAGCATTTCTGAAATCACGGCCATCAAAGTCAGTATAA
- a CDS encoding RidA family protein, with protein MTIERIDPDTRWSEAVIHNDTIYYTSVPEKLDGDIIEQTSDTLAAIDSLLYRLGSDKSKILDATIFLADKADFAGMNTAWDAWVVAGSAPVRCTVQAALMDPKYKVEIKIIAAL; from the coding sequence ATGACTATTGAACGCATTGATCCGGATACCCGTTGGTCAGAAGCGGTCATTCACAATGACACCATCTATTATACCAGTGTGCCGGAAAAACTTGATGGTGATATCATCGAACAAACATCGGATACCCTGGCAGCCATTGACTCTCTGTTATATCGTCTTGGTTCAGATAAAAGTAAGATCTTAGATGCGACGATTTTTCTGGCCGATAAGGCCGATTTTGCCGGCATGAATACCGCCTGGGATGCCTGGGTTGTGGCAGGAAGTGCTCCCGTTCGCTGCACCGTTCAGGCGGCATTGATGGATCCAAAATATAAAGTAGAGATTAAAATCATCGCGGCTTTATAA
- the mdtI gene encoding multidrug/spermidine efflux SMR transporter subunit MdtI: MLTQFEWWHGAFLALAVVLEILANILLKLSNGFQRVWIGLLSLVAVLGAFSALAQAVKGIELSVAYALWGAFGIIATVAAGWIMFNQRLNFKGWGGIILLLIGMIMIKMA, encoded by the coding sequence ATGCTAACTCAATTCGAATGGTGGCACGGCGCGTTTCTGGCTCTCGCGGTTGTTTTGGAAATTCTGGCCAATATTTTATTGAAATTATCCAACGGATTTCAGCGCGTTTGGATCGGCCTTTTATCCCTGGTCGCTGTTTTGGGGGCATTCAGTGCATTGGCGCAGGCGGTGAAAGGCATTGAACTCTCTGTCGCTTATGCATTATGGGGGGCGTTCGGGATTATTGCCACGGTTGCCGCAGGCTGGATCATGTTTAATCAACGTCTGAATTTTAAGGGATGGGGTGGTATCATACTGTTATTGATTGGTATGATTATGATTAAGATGGCTTAA
- the mdtJ gene encoding multidrug/spermidine efflux SMR transporter subunit MdtJ — protein MIYWIFLALAIVAEVIGTLSMKQASVSGDFTGMIVMYTMITTSYVFLAIAVKKVALGVAYALWEGIGILFITTFSVLWFNESLSLMKMAGLASLIAGIILIKMGAKKAQGDGTNAFGKQAKEA, from the coding sequence ATGATTTATTGGATATTTCTTGCACTGGCGATTGTGGCAGAAGTGATTGGCACACTGTCAATGAAACAAGCCAGCGTTTCAGGTGATTTTACAGGCATGATCGTGATGTACACTATGATCACCACTTCTTATGTTTTTCTGGCCATTGCGGTGAAAAAGGTCGCATTAGGTGTGGCTTATGCATTGTGGGAAGGGATCGGGATCCTGTTTATTACTACTTTTAGTGTATTGTGGTTCAACGAGTCACTGTCATTGATGAAAATGGCTGGACTGGCATCATTAATAGCCGGGATTATTTTAATCAAGATGGGGGCGAAGAAAGCGCAAGGCGATGGAACAAATGCATTCGGCAAGCAAGCCAAGGAGGCATGA